The sequence CAGAGCCACTAGCAAGGCACTACTTGGTTCAGGAGTACACAGCCGCACGACCCGGTGATGTCTGCCAGATGCAGTTTGACTGCCTCGTTGCGGAAAACAGCAAGTGGTACATCCGTTTCTTTCAGCAGAAGACCAAACGTTGGCATCAGATTCCAGCTAACCGTGAAATCCGGCGCATCATTGAAGCACAGCAAGCTTGGATACGACAGACCTTAGGCCCAGACTACAATTACCTGTTCTGCCACTTCAGGGTTTTCAAAAAAGGTTCTTACCCGAAATTCAGCCGTATTAAACCTCTCCCAGAACCACCTAAGACAAATGCTGATGTTAACCCAATGGTGCGAGCGATTCGCTATCTCATTGAAGCGGAGGACATTCGGGACAGCAACGGTCAACAACCCCACTTCACGGGTCGAATCACCCGCTCTAGCCGCCTCCAAGAGATACGGGTCAAGCACGGGATAGAAGCAGCCCAACTCTACGCTGACCATGTTTCCAGCACAACAACCTTTCAGCACTACGCCCCACCCACTCGTGAGCAGGTTGCAACGGCTGACCTCCCCTTCCAAGAGCTACTGCTTAACCCCGACAACAAGTTCCTGCCCTGGCAATCCCTGCCCGAGAGCCTGCTGAAAAACCCTAAAGCCCATGAGTTAGACATTGAGATAAACCCCCGTCTTACCGTCTACGGCCATTGCGCTCTTGACCCCAAGACTCCCTGCCCTCACAACCTTTACCCCAAGTGCTACGGCTGTAGTAGTTTCCGACCCAGCACTGGCAAGTTGCCCCTTTACGAGCGGCAGTACCAAAGCGAAGTACAGCGTATGGAACAAGCAAAGACAGCAGGCGCAGAGCTGTCCTACGAGGAGGCTAAAGCGACTGTGGAAGCGATGAAGCAGTGGCTACCACAACTCAGGGAGGTGGCTCATGGCTAGAGGCAACCGTGAGAAGCAGACTGAAACGCTCCGCCAGGCACAACAGCAACGCAAAGAGCAGAAGCGGCAACAGGTGTTTGAGGCGGTACGGACGCTCCAGCAACAGGGCAAGACCATCACCTTTGCAGCTATTGCTCGTGTTGCTCAAGTTTCTATCAGCTATCTCTACAAATGGCCGGAAGTCAAGGACTACATTCAGTCGCTTCGCGAGGAACAATCTCATCAGCTTGCCCCCTTACCTCAAGAAGCTGAACCTGGGCCATACAGCCTCAAGACCCTGCATGAGGTCGCCCGCAAGCGTATCAAAGAGCTAGAGGCTGAGATTCAGGAGCTAAAGCGCCAGAACGAACTGTACCGAGGGCATGTTGCGGAAATCTTTGAGTTGCGCGATGAGGTAGAACGCTTGCGGGAGTTGTTGCGGCAGTTCACTGAGCCTCGCCCCACCTCCAAGGTTGTGGCACTCCAAGCGGTAGCCCCCAGCACCGCCTCAGACATTGATCCAGACATTGTACAGAAGCTAGAAACTTTGGGTGTAAAGCTCGGTGTACGCCTCCAGCGTGAGATTAAGCAACACAAGCCAGAGAAAGTCATGCTGGCAATTGAAGCCTTTGAGCAGTACCGCTCGCAGCATGTGGTGGAGAACCCTGCGGGTTGCCTCCTACAGATGATTCGAGATGGGGCGGAACCGAACGTACCCTTGGAGGCACCTGTACCTGAGATGGATGAGTTTGACCGCTGGTACGCTGAGGCCATTGCTCAGGGATTCTGCCTTGACATCCCCCGCCGCTACCTAAGCACGATGGGAACGGAGCCTTTGGTTAAGGTAGTGGATAAGAGCCGTTCTGAGGGCTATCAAGTCATGCCCTGGAGGGAGGCTAGAGAGTATCAAAAGAGCTTACGTCGTGGAAGATAGAGACTATTATTTAGGCTAAACAAGACTTTTACAACGTGGAGTATACATAAGAATTTAAGTCGCGATCTATCTCCTCTAAACTGCAACTTTCACAACTAAACACCCTTTGGCTCAGCGGTATCTTTTGTTGATGACCACAGCGAGAACACAGCTGGCTGGACGGATAGAACCTATCCACCACCACCAACTGACAGGCGTAGAGTTTGGCTTTGTACTCTAGCTGTCGCTTGAACTCATAAAAACCGCAGTCAGCGATACTACTCGCTAACTTATGGTTCTTGAGCATACCTGATACATTCAGGTTCTCAACTACCACCACCCGGTGTTTTCGGGTTAAGTAAGTAGTAATCTTGTGCAGATTGTCTTTCCTGATGTCTGCAATTCTTTTATGAACTTTTGCCACCCGCTTGACCGCTTTCTTCCGGTTCTGCGAGCCTTTTTTCTTCCGGCTTACCTGCCTTTGCAACCGCTTTAAGCGCTTCTTCGCTCTTCGGTAGGGCTTAGGGTTAGCAAAGACTTTCCCATTAGAACAAGCGGCGAGGTTGTTAATGCCTAAATCAACCCCGACAACTTCTTCTTCTTTCTCTGGTAGTTCTGGCTCAGGAGCTTCAAACGTAAAAGAGATAAACCAACGGTCGGCTTGACGACTGATGGTTACGTTCTTAGGGCATACCGCTGGCAACTGCTCATGGCATTTTAACCACCCAAAGATGGGAACCTTGATTTTGTTCCCAGAAATTCTCGTGCGCCCCTCTAAATAGAAACTATCTCGTCTGCCCCTTTTCTTGAATACAGGGAATTTTCTCTCACCCTTACACCAACTCTTAAAACCTGCCTCTAAGTTTCGTAAAGCTTGCTGTGGGGCGCATTTAGAACATTGGTAGTACCAAGGATTTTCCTTCTTAACCTCCGCAACCAACCGCTTATGCAAATCTATAGCCGTGGGAACCTTTTGCTTTTCCTCTATTGCCTTTTTGCAGACCGCTAAACCCCAGTTGTAAGCGTGTCTGGCTACCCCAGCGTGTTGGCTTGCCAAGGTTCTTTGCTTGTTATTCAGGTCTAGCTCTGTTTTGAAAGCTAACAACACAAGTTGAATCGCTGAAAGCCTAATTCACAATAACATACCCCCAGAAAAAGCGAATTGTGTTAATTAAAGTAAGGACTCCGTCCCGCTTACGTGAGCAGTATTTCTCAGTAAAAACCCGAATAGAAACATACCCTCGGTGAACACGGTCAAAACGAAATGGTAGCGGTGGTTGGTCGGGCCACTACTCGCCAAAACATAATAGTCCCCGCTGGCGGGCAGTTGGTATTCCCAGGGACGAGCCCCATTACCCAAGCCGACCAGTTGCTTCCCCTGTGGATCAAACACCAACACCATCGCCCGGGCACCCATACTCTGGGGTTCCACCCGCAACCATTGCCCCCGCTGGGCATTCACCACATACACCCGGTTCACCGCACCGGCAATGACCACGCCAATCGTGTGGGGCGAAAATTGCAAACGGCTGGTGGGGGTTGTCGGCAATACCTGTTTGAGGTTGACCTGAGCCAACGCCAGCGGTGCCTGGAGCAACCAACTCACTAACACCAAAATGCCATAACGCCAACCCACAACCGGCTTTCCCAAGGTGAACGATTTGCTCTCACAATAACATCAAAAGGTCACGGGGTAATGATTCCCAACCCATAGCCCAGCACCCCCAAAACTGCGCCCAAACCAATCAACCAGGGCGCCGCCACCCACCCCCGAAATAATAGAATTCCACTCAAAATCGCAATGCCCAGCACCCAGACCCCCTGCCCCACGGTCATCGTAAAAGACCCCACCCCCATCTGCCAACCCAAACGCACTGCTACCACTCCAATCAATGCCACCGCCCCCACATTCAACCCATCCAAAAACGCCCCCGTCCAAGCTGTGCGCCGACACCAGAGCAAAATCGGATGCAACAGTGCCACAAACACAAACGAAGGCAGGAAAATTGCCACCGTTGACACCACCGCCCCCGCCCACCCAGCGATTTGAAACCCAATAAAACTAGCAGTGGAGGACACCGGCCCGGGCGTAAATTGCCCCACCGCAATCGCATCCAATAGCTGTTGTTGGGTCAGCCAACCGTAGCGATTCACCAAATCATTTTCAATGAAGGCGATCAGCAGATAACCGCCCCCAAATAAAACCGCCCCCACCTTGAGAAAAAACAACGCCAACAACCCCAAATTCGGAGCAGGCAGTTCCGCCCCGGGCATCGCCGCCACCCCGACCGGGAACCCCAGCCAAGGCCACCCAGCCCCCTGGGTTGGTTGCGGAGGTCGCCGTACCAAAATCCCCAGCAGTCCCCCCGCCAGCAGTGCCAGCACTTCCCCGACCCCCAGCCAGGATAAAATAATCACCCCCACCCCCACCCACAGCAGGAGGGAGCTTTTCACCGCCTTTTGCCCCAACCGCCAGCCCGCATCCAGAATCAACACCACCGTCACCGGCTTAATCCCCACCAGCAACGGTGCCACCTGGGGCAATGTCCCCCATTCCCGGTACCCCCAGGCAACCAGGGTGGTGATCAGAAATGCTGGCAGGATAAAACACACCCCCGCCACCCCTAACCCCGCCCAACCCGCCCGGCGCAACCCCACCAAAATCGCCATTTCCGTAGAATTGGGACCAGGGATGAGATTGACCGCCCCCATCAAGTCCAAAAATTCCGCCGCCTCCAACCACCGACGCTCCTCCACCACCTCTTTTTGCATCAACGCCGTATGCGCCGCCGGTCCACCAAACGCCACGGTTCCCAAACGCAGAAAGACCTGGGCTAGTTCCAACAGACGTGGGGTCATCGGGGAGTTGGGGATAGGCTGGTTTTTTATCATCCTAGTAGGAGAATGATTCTGCCTCGAAACTAAGCGTCAGCTTCAGCCAATTTTGCCCAGCGGTCGTCAACGTACTGCCCCTGACCCAATTTCCGACCCCAAACATGATATAGCAATCCTACTTGCTTAGTGAACAGAGATTCCCCAGAACCAAGGACGGGACCCCTATTCCATTCTCATTTAGGACTGCTATAGAAGGAATTACATGGGAATAACCCAGGGAATGTCATTACAGGTTAGGGGTGGAAATGCCTTTAGTAGCGGTGTTTTTGGCTTAATGATTGGTAAGCGGGCGATGGGACTCGAACCCACGACGTTCAGCTTGGGAAGCTGACATTCTACCACTGAATTACGCCCGCAGTGCTTAGATATAATAGCACTCTACTTGGACAACTGGGGGCAGGTAATTAAAACCTTATCCACCCGATTGCCATCCATATCCACAATCTCAAACCCCAGCCCACCCCATTCAAACTGCTCCGCCACCTGGGGAATATGCCCTAAATGGTCAATAATTAACCCGGCGAGGGTGTGATAAGAGGGATTTTCTGGCAATTCGGGAATGGGAAATAATTCCTGAAATTTGTCAATGCCCAACAGTCCATCCACCAACCAAGAGCCGTCTTCCCGTTGGATTGCCCCCGGTTCATCCTCATCATCCAGCGAGGGAATATCCCCAATCAGGGCTTCCAAAATGTCCTTAAAGGTCACCAATCCCTGAATTACCCCGTATTCATCCACCACCAAAGCCATGGGCGAGCCGGACTGGCGCAGGAGTTCCAGCACCTTCAGGGCATGGGTATTTTCTGGCACATAGAGGGGCGGGCTGAGTTGACGGGTGAGGTCAAAGGGTTGATTTTGAATCGCTTGCGCCAATAAATCCTGGGCAGAAACAATCCCCACCACATGGTCTAAATCCCCTTGGCACACGGGGAAACGGGAGTAACTATTTTCGCAGATTTCCTGCTGATTTTTACTGGGCGGGTCTTCCAAATCCAGCCAGACAATATCCGGGCGGGGGGTCATCAGGGCACTAATCCGTTGATCCCCCAACCGAAACACCCGCTCGACCAAGTCCTGTTCCGATTCGGCAAAGGTACCCGCTTCCGTACCCTGTTGGATGAGAATTTTAATTTCTTCCTCGGAAACCTGCGGCTCTTGGATGGGTTCAATCCCCATCAGGGTGAGAATGGTCTGCGCCGAAATGCTGAGGACGGTCACGAAGGGTGCCATCAGCCGTGATAACCAATCCAGGGGGGCGGCCATGAAAATGGCAATGGGTTCCGGGTGGCTCAAACCTATCTGTTTGGGTACCAATTCCCCCACCACTAGAGCAATGTAGGTACTGCCTATGGCTACCCCTAAAGTCGCCAGGACAGACGCATAGGGTGCCAGGAAGGAAATTTGGGTTAAACTAGCCTCTAAACTGTTGCCGAGGGTCGCTTCCCCAAAAGCCCCAATCAGGATACCGATGAGGGTAATCACGATTTGAATGGTGGAGAGCATACGGGTCGGATTGCTGGCTAAATCCAAAACCCTTTGGGCACCGGCATTACCCTCGTTCGCCTGTTGTTGGAGGCGGGCTTTGCGGGCGGAAATAATTGCCAGTTCTGACATGGCAAACAGACCACTGATGAGGGTCAGAACCAGAATTAAGCCGAGCGCAGACAAGGTGTTCATGTATAAAGGGTTAGGAAGCCACCCTAGTACCTCATTATGACCCCCGCCCGTACGATTTGTCTCGGTTTTCTTCTGGTGATTGGGGTGGGAACCCTGTTGTTGTGGTTGCCCCTGTCCACCCAGGCACCGGGCTGGGATTCCCTATGGACGGCTTTATTTACCGCCACATCGGCGGTGTGCGTCACCGGCTTGTCCGTGGTGGATGTGGGCACCCATTACTCCTTCTGGGGACAGTTGATCCTGCTTTTGTTAGTACAAATTGGCGGGTTGGGCTACATGACCTCCATGACCCTATTGATGTTGTTATTAGGGCGACGGTTTCGTTTGAAGGATAAATTGGCGGTGCAACAGGCTTTGGATCAAACGGGAATGGGTGGCATCCGCGGACTCCTGCGTTCCATTCTCCTGGCAACCGGGATATTGGAATTTTTGGGTGGGTTAGCGTTGATGGCATTTTTTGTGCCAAGATTTGGATTTTGGGGCGGTCTGTGGCACAGCATTTTTCATAGTATTAGTGCATTTAATAATGCGGGATTTAGTTTGTTTTCTAATAGTTTCATGAGTTATTTTAATGCACCTCTGTTAGTATTTACAACAACGGTTTTGATTATTTTAGGGGGGATTGGCTATCAAGTCTTGCTGGAATTTTACTTAAGGCTCACCTGCAAACATCCAGAACGGTTTACCTTTAGTCTGAATACGAAAGTAGTGGTGAGTACGACCCTAGTGCTTTTGGGGGTCGGAACCGTAGCGTTTTGGTTGATTGAGGGGAATAATCCCGATACCCTGGGGCGGATGAATTTAGGGGAACAGTTTTTGGCGGCTTGGTTCCAATCGGTTACAACCAGAACGGCGGGTTTTAATACCATTGATATTGGCAAAATGACGGCGACCGGTTTATTTTTTACGATTGTTTTGATGTTTATTGGGGCGAGTCCTGGGGGCACCGGCGGGGGGATTAAAACGACAACCTTACGGGTGTTATTGCGGGCAACCCGGGCGATTTTACGGGGGCATGAGGAGGTGATTATTTACGAACGGGAAATTCCCCCCATTTTGATTTATAAAGCAATTGCCGTATTGGTGGGTTCCATGAGTTTGGTACTGCTGATGCTGACCTTGATTTCAATTACGGAAGCGGAACATGGATTTACTTTTTTGCAATTATTCTTTGAGGTGGTTTCCGCCTTTGCGACGGTGGGACTTTCGACGGGGATTACCGGTGGTTTAACCCTATCAGGAAAGCTATTGATTATTCTCACCATGTATGCGGGGCGGGTGGGGGTATTATTACTGATGGCGGCTCTGTTTCGAGAACCCCGTCCCCTGCGTACCCATTACCCAGAGGAGACTTTTTTGGTAGGGTAAAATAAGCGCACTGGCAGGAACTTTATGCAGGCTTTTTGGAACCGGCGTCGCCAACACAGCCAGCAATTTGCGGTGATTGGTTTGGGTCGCTTTGGGCGGTCGGTCTGCCGGACATTGAAAAGTATGGGCTGTGAAGTCCTGGGGGTGGATAAGGATGAACACCTGGTGGCGTCTGTTTCCGATGAGGCGGTGGTGGATCATGCGGTGGAACTGGATAGCACGGACCCAGGCGCTTTGAAGGATGCGGGTTTATTTGAATTTGAAACGGTGATTGTGGCGATTGGAAATTTTATCCAGGAAAGTGTGGTCACCACCTTGAATTTGAAGGAAGGGAATGTTGCCAATATCATCGCCAAGGCTTCCACGGATATTCACGGTCGTTTGTTAGAAAAAGTAGGGGCAACCAAAGTGGTTTATCCTGAGAAACAAATGGGAGAACATCTGGCTCGTTCGTTGGTGCGTCCCAATATCATTGAACGGTTGGAACTTGACCCGGAAAATAGCATTGTGGAGGTGCGGGTACCGGAGGCATTTGTGGGCAAAAGTATTGTGGATTTGCGACTCAGAAATGAATACGGTATTAGCGTGATTGCCCTGGGTCGCCAGGGGTCCCATTTTGAGATCAATCCCAACCCCACGGCGCCGTTGGAAGCGGGGATGATGATGTGGGTGATTGGCAGTAACCAAGCCCTAAATAAAATTACGGATTTGGGGCGATGAAACCCCTCTGGATAACTTTGGTGTTAGCCATTCTCACCGGCTGTACGGCGGTTCAACCGGAGGTTGCCCAGGAATCCACTGCCCCGGTCACCCAAGCGGAAGCCCTCTCCGCCACCCAGGTTGCCAAAACGGTGGATACGGCTAAAATCCAGCCCCAACTGGCGAAAACTGCCCAAATATCCCTGGAAGTGGACAATATGGACAAGAGTGCCCAGCAAGCCGTTGGTTGGACACGCCAAGCGGGGGGGGAGGTGCTGAACTTGACGGATAACGGGATGAAGGGGGAGGTGCGCCGTTTGAGCTTGGAGGTGCAGGTGCCCGCGCCCCAACTGGATGCGGTGTTGGCTCAATTCAGCACGCTGGGCAAGCTGGAAAGCCGGGAGGTCACCGCCGAGGATGTCAGCAACCAACTGGTGGATGTGGGAGCCAGATTGCGGAATTTGCGTAAATCGGAAGAATTGCTCTTGAAAATCATGGAGCGCTCCGGTTCGGTGGGGGATGTGCTGAAAGTTACCCAGGAATTGAGCCAAGTGCGGGAACAGATTGAGCAGTGGGAAGCACAACGGGTGAATTTGCTCAACCGCGTCCGTTTTTCCCGCATTCGCCTAAATTTGACCAGCCCGCTGGCGGCAACCCCTGGTCGTTCTATCCCTGAGCGGTTGGGGGAAACCTGGCAACAGGCGACGAGTACCCTGGGCAATATCACCCTGGGTTTGGTGCAATTGGCTTTGTGGTTGCTCGTATTTAGCCCTTACCTTTTGGTGGTGGGGCTGGTGGGGTGGCTGGTGCGACGGCGTTGGCGCGCTTCCCGCCCCTGAATGATCGAAGGCTCATTAGGGACAATCACGGAGGGGACAACGGCTGGCTCCCCGGCATATTTCCGTAATTCTACGGTATTAGTAATTTCTATCGAAAAGCCTGTAGTGAGCTACAAGCTGTCTGGGTAATTTAACGGTGAGTGATGGGAATCACAGTCAAGCGAGGATCGCTTTATGTCCACCCTTCTCCTCCTACGGTATCTGCGCACCCAACAGCGTCAGCGGATTGGTAACGGCGGCTTTACGCTGGTTGAACTTTTGGTGGTGGTGGTAATTATTGGGATTTTGGCGGCCATTGCCCTACCCTCGTTTTTAGCCCAGTCGGCGAAAGCCAAACAATCCGAGGCGCAGGTAACGCTCAACGCCTGGATCAAGGGGCAACAGCTCTATCGCTATGAATACGGTCATTTTGCGAAATTTAACAGTTTACCCATAGGTATGCCTGCGGATACCAAAAACTACAACTATGTAGGTGGCGGCGGGGACGAAGACGTGAATCAAGATTTTGTGACCTTGACGCCTTTCACGAAAGACTCGGCGCTCAAGCGATATTCAGCGGGGGTCGAGTGGGATGTGCTGGAGGTGACCTTGCCCGATGGCACAACGGAGCGGAAGTCTATAGATGCGCCGGTTTTGTGTGAAAGCATTGCCCCTAGTTCAGGTATTTCGGTCGCCCCGAATGTGAATGGGGCAGGGGATGGAACCCCGCCAACTTGCCCCGGCGGTTATGTGAATATTTTCCGTCCAGGGAATTAACTCCCCCAGGGCACGCAACAATAAATCCGGTTCCCAGATCAGGTTCATGGCTTCGTCCTGCAGATGTCGCCACAACCATGCCCCATCGCCCCCAGTGATCACCACCTTGCCAGCCCATTGCCGCAGGTAAAACCGCAAGCCCGCCAGGAGTGTATAAGCCATCCCGCCTTGCATCGCCTGCACCGTATCCTTTGCCCACACGGGGGGTAAGGTCTCCGGCCAGTTCACCAAGGGTAACGCCCCTGTCCCCTGATGCAGACCTTTACATTGTAATGTCAAACCTGGCAGAATCGCCCCGCCCATGAACTGCCCCTGAGCATCCACCGCACTAATGCTAATCGCCGTCCCCGCATCAATCACCAGCACCGGCGTCCCGTAGAACCGACGGGCACCCCAGGCCGCCAACGCCCGGTCCACCCCTAAGGTCGGATAAACCCCTGGCAAGGGAATGTCTGACAAAGTAATTACTTGCACATGGGGATAGGTCTGCCACATCTGCACCTGCGCTGGCACCGGGGAGACCCCATAGACCGGCCAAACGCAATGGTTTTGTACCCAAGTCGTGGTGGGACTATGCCAAGGGGTGTGCCAGGTGCGTTTTAATTGCCCGTTGCGCCACCAACCCCAGTGATAACGGCTATTTCCGGCGATCAGCCCCAGGACATTCACGGGGTACCAGGGGGCAAAAGTAACACCGCATGGGGCGTGGGACGGGGTTCGTAGTACGTGTACCGTTTCCCCTGGTAAGCTAAGGCGGCACTGGCCCCCGAATCCAACATCACCGCCTCCCGAAATCCCGCCTGCGCCAACACCCGCCCCAGCCGCACCGAATCCACCCGATTGGTGGAAATGCCAATCATGGGCTGGCCGCTCTGGTTCAACCCCCAGAACGCCCGGTGACGCTCGGCATCAAAGCCATACAACGTCCCAAAACTGGCGGTATCCCGGGGCTGTCCGTCCTTGACCAACCAGGCAGAAGCCACAAACAAATCCGTGACCCCCGGCACCTGCGCCTGCACCCCTGCCAAGGTGTTGTGTTGCAGAGGGTCAAAGGGCAAAAATTGCACCGTCTTGGGCGTAATCACCACCAAGGGTCGCCCCTTCAGCTTGGGATTGTCCCCATTGCCGCCGGGGATAAATTGCCGGGTATTTTGGGCGTACACCGGCCCAATCATCACATTGGACGTCAGGGATTCCAGGGAGAAAAACCCCCCATCCACCACCGCCGTCGCCCGGGGTTCCTTCTGCAAAAATTCCTCCACCTGGTAACGGGAATCCGCATGGTAGGTGACCGGCCGCCCGCCGCTGACCAGCACCAAATCCACCCCGTCAATGGTCGTGCGTTGCAGGGCAATGGGTGCGCTAAAATCCACCCCCGCCAAGGGAGCCGCCGGTGCCGCCCCTCCCCAGACCGTATCCACCAAACTCGCCAAACGGGATTGCCCAAACCGCTCAATGGTCAGCAGGTCCCCCGATTGCCCCGCATAAAATTCCTCTCCATTCCGCATCGTAAACGCCGCCACATAGCCCGCCTTTTGGGTAGCCGCCTTCACCCGGTCGTCATAATGCCCCACCGGATAGGTGAAATAATGAACCGGTTTGCCCAATTCCCGCTCCAAAATTTGCTTCGATTCGCTCAATTCCCGCTCCAGGTCGCTATCGCTCAAGGGACGCAAATCCAAGGGATGGGTGACGCTGTGGGAGGTAATCGTCACCAAGGGGTCTTGCGCCATCTCCCGCAACTGCGCCCAGGTCACCTTGGGTCGCCCCGCCGTTTGCCCAACCCCCTGGGTGTAAATGGAAAACGCCGCCGGGTAATTGTACTTTTTCAACAGGGGATAAACGTACTCATAATGCCCCGCATACCCGTCATCAAAAGTCAGCAAAATCGGCTTGGGGGGCAGGGGTAAACCGGTGCGCAAATGGGTGACCAGCGCATCCAAACTCACCGGCGTTAACCCCCGTTCTTGGATCAATTGCAAATGGTCTGCAAATTCCTGGGGGGTGACATCAAAAAAAACCTGTTTCTCCGGCAGAATATCGTGGTACATCAGCACCGGCACCCGAGCGGTTTTCGCCGCCGCCGCTATCTCCGGCCAGGGGGCTTGCCGGACAAAAGGGATAAGGGAGTCCCCCAAATTCGCCGCAAAGGTAACCGCATCCCACCGTTGTTGGGTCATGGTTTGGGTCATGGGCAGGTGCCAGCAGGTGAGCATATCCAACTCGGTTAATGCCCCCGCTGTACAATCTTCACTCTTACTGTCAACGGATTGCCCCGCCCAGAGGGAACCCCAGCGTTCCGGGTTGAGCACCAGTACCGCCGCCACCCCCACCAAAGCACCCACCCCCAAACCCGCCACCAGGGGAGGCCAAAGGGAACGTTTCCGCTGGATTCGACCCTTCGCTTTGACCATAAAAAACTGCGTGAGAGAATCATGACCCAGAACCCGCCCCCATTGTACGATGTACCGCCAGTTCTGCAAAGGGGCACCGGGATTTAGCCCGCCGTCACCTGCGCCCCCCGCTCGCTCACCTGGGCAATCCGACCCACCGCCGCTATCCCCACCCCTTGCCACGCCTGCACCATCGCCTGTGCCACCCCATCCGCATGCACCGGAGCCGTTAACGCCAACAACGTCGGCCCCGCCCCGCTGATCACCATCCCGTAGGCACCTGCCGCCAGCGCCGCCCGCTCCACCAGGTCATAACCGGGAATCAAACCCCGCCGGTAGGGCTGATGCAAACGGTCTTGCAACCCCGCCCGCAACAATTCCGGCGACCCCTGCTGTAACCCCTGGAGCAAACACCCCAACGCCCCCAGATTCGCCACCGCATCCCGGTAGGGGACATGACTCGGCAACACCGCTCGAGCCTCCGCCGTAGATAAGGCAAACTCAGGAATCGCCAAAACGGGGGTCACTTCAGGATGCCAAGGAATCCCAGCAACGCATTCCCCGCAGGTCAACCGACAGCCCCCCCACCAGGCAGGCACCACATTATCGGGATGCCCCTCCAACGCCACCCCCCAAGCCAACACCTGGGAAGCCGGGAGCGGTTCCCCCAGGAAATAGTGCGCCGCCCGCAGACCCGCCACAATTGCCGTCGCCGAACTGCCCAACCCCCGCGCCAAAGGCACCTCCAATTCCAGGGTTAACGTCACCGCTGGCACCGCCTGACCCAACCGTTCATACACCAGGGCAAAAGCCCGATAGGCTAAATTTTCCCCCGGCACCGTC comes from Synechococcus sp. C9 and encodes:
- a CDS encoding type IV pilin-like G/H family protein, with the translated sequence MSTLLLLRYLRTQQRQRIGNGGFTLVELLVVVVIIGILAAIALPSFLAQSAKAKQSEAQVTLNAWIKGQQLYRYEYGHFAKFNSLPIGMPADTKNYNYVGGGGDEDVNQDFVTLTPFTKDSALKRYSAGVEWDVLEVTLPDGTTERKSIDAPVLCESIAPSSGISVAPNVNGAGDGTPPTCPGGYVNIFRPGN
- a CDS encoding type III pantothenate kinase, which gives rise to MNVLGLIAGNSRYHWGWWRNGQLKRTWHTPWHSPTTTWVQNHCVWPVYGVSPVPAQVQMWQTYPHVQVITLSDIPLPGVYPTLGVDRALAAWGARRFYGTPVLVIDAGTAISISAVDAQGQFMGGAILPGLTLQCKGLHQGTGALPLVNWPETLPPVWAKDTVQAMQGGMAYTLLAGLRFYLRQWAGKVVITGGDGAWLWRHLQDEAMNLIWEPDLLLRALGELIPWTENIHITAGASWRGSIPCPIHIRGDRNT
- a CDS encoding polysaccharide deacetylase family protein; amino-acid sequence: MARGGDSGGGSDCPGERAGGAGDGGLNPGAPLQNWRYIVQWGRVLGHDSLTQFFMVKAKGRIQRKRSLWPPLVAGLGVGALVGVAAVLVLNPERWGSLWAGQSVDSKSEDCTAGALTELDMLTCWHLPMTQTMTQQRWDAVTFAANLGDSLIPFVRQAPWPEIAAAAKTARVPVLMYHDILPEKQVFFDVTPQEFADHLQLIQERGLTPVSLDALVTHLRTGLPLPPKPILLTFDDGYAGHYEYVYPLLKKYNYPAAFSIYTQGVGQTAGRPKVTWAQLREMAQDPLVTITSHSVTHPLDLRPLSDSDLERELSESKQILERELGKPVHYFTYPVGHYDDRVKAATQKAGYVAAFTMRNGEEFYAGQSGDLLTIERFGQSRLASLVDTVWGGAAPAAPLAGVDFSAPIALQRTTIDGVDLVLVSGGRPVTYHADSRYQVEEFLQKEPRATAVVDGGFFSLESLTSNVMIGPVYAQNTRQFIPGGNGDNPKLKGRPLVVITPKTVQFLPFDPLQHNTLAGVQAQVPGVTDLFVASAWLVKDGQPRDTASFGTLYGFDAERHRAFWGLNQSGQPMIGISTNRVDSVRLGRVLAQAGFREAVMLDSGASAALAYQGKRYTYYEPRPTPHAVLLLPPGTP
- the thrB gene encoding homoserine kinase, which codes for MGQAVTVWVPATTANLGSGFDCLGAALDFGNRFQFALRPGGEPVITLGATVPGENLAYRAFALVYERLGQAVPAVTLTLELEVPLARGLGSSATAIVAGLRAAHYFLGEPLPASQVLAWGVALEGHPDNVVPAWWGGCRLTCGECVAGIPWHPEVTPVLAIPEFALSTAEARAVLPSHVPYRDAVANLGALGCLLQGLQQGSPELLRAGLQDRLHQPYRRGLIPGYDLVERAALAAGAYGMVISGAGPTLLALTAPVHADGVAQAMVQAWQGVGIAAVGRIAQVSERGAQVTAG